A DNA window from Caldanaerobius fijiensis DSM 17918 contains the following coding sequences:
- a CDS encoding TMEM165/GDT1 family protein, which yields MYRELILSFFLIFLAELGDKTQLSTMLLASRYRNIWGVYIGSSLALILSALIGVLGGTLINKYLPSNLIQTGSGIVFIIVGITLLFNKL from the coding sequence ATGTACAGGGAATTAATATTGTCTTTTTTCTTAATATTTCTAGCTGAGTTAGGAGATAAAACACAATTATCCACCATGTTACTTGCCAGCAGGTATAGAAATATATGGGGTGTCTATATAGGATCATCCCTTGCACTGATTTTAAGCGCATTAATCGGAGTTTTAGGGGGCACCCTAATAAACAAATATCTACCCTCTAACCTCATACAAACGGGTTCTGGCATCGTCTTTATTATTGTGGGAATAACTTTACTGTTTAATAAATTGTGA
- a CDS encoding ParA family protein, translating to MKKILAIANQKGGVGKSTTTINLGAALALKGKTVLIIDIDPQGNTTSGLGIEKEKSKSIIYDVIEGKVDCKEAIIKTNYDNLYIIPSDVDLAGAEVELVNVPGREYKLKSALDPVREDYDYILIDCPPSLGLLTVNALATADGVIIPIQCEYFALEGVAQLLTTIKIVQKHINKKLDISGVLLTMYDGRTNLSVQVAEQIKKYFADKVYKTTIPRNIRLSEAPSYGMPIQYYSPRSKGAEAYNELAKEILERDVNSE from the coding sequence ATGAAAAAAATATTGGCAATTGCAAATCAAAAGGGTGGTGTGGGCAAAAGCACGACAACGATAAACTTAGGGGCGGCATTGGCACTGAAAGGTAAAACAGTGCTCATAATAGATATTGATCCACAGGGTAATACCACTAGCGGTTTGGGTATAGAAAAAGAGAAGAGTAAAAGTATAATATACGACGTGATCGAAGGAAAGGTAGACTGCAAAGAGGCTATAATAAAGACCAATTATGATAACCTGTATATAATTCCATCGGATGTAGATTTAGCAGGCGCCGAAGTAGAATTGGTAAATGTTCCTGGGAGAGAATATAAATTAAAATCGGCATTGGATCCTGTACGCGAAGATTATGATTACATACTTATAGATTGTCCGCCTTCCTTAGGCCTTTTGACCGTAAACGCATTGGCAACAGCGGATGGAGTAATAATACCCATCCAATGTGAATATTTTGCGCTGGAAGGCGTGGCACAGCTGCTTACCACCATTAAGATTGTTCAAAAACACATCAACAAAAAATTAGATATAAGTGGCGTTTTACTCACCATGTATGACGGCAGGACAAATCTGTCCGTTCAGGTGGCTGAACAAATAAAAAAGTATTTTGCAGATAAAGTATATAAAACAACAATACCCAGGAACATCAGATTAAGTGAAGCTCCCAGTTATGGTATGCCTATTCAATACTATAGTCCGAGATCTAAGGGTGCTGAGGCGTACAACGAGCTGGCTAAAGAGATATTAGAAAGGGATGTGAACAGTGAATAA
- a CDS encoding ParB/RepB/Spo0J family partition protein — translation MNKRGLGKGLEALLPKSIDDDGIVYIEIEKIYSNRSQPRKYFNDEKLRELADSIKEHGMIQPIIVRAADNGYVIVAGERRWRAAKLAGMKEVPAIVKNVSNNEVLELALIENLQREDLNPIEEALAYKTLIEEHGMTQEDVAKKIGKSRPAIANSIRLLNLDDRVIDYLITGELTTGHARALLSLQDGDMQFDVAKKIIKDGLNVRQTENLIKRILNGEKKAIKPKEADTRYKFIQDDMEKVLGTKINIKKGKNKGKIEIEFYSDEDLQRIYEYLCNR, via the coding sequence GTGAATAAGAGAGGGTTAGGTAAAGGTCTTGAAGCCTTATTGCCAAAAAGTATTGATGATGATGGTATTGTATATATTGAGATTGAGAAAATATACTCAAACCGATCACAACCTCGTAAATATTTTAATGATGAAAAGCTTCGAGAACTGGCCGATTCTATAAAAGAACATGGTATGATACAGCCTATAATTGTAAGAGCGGCAGATAATGGATATGTAATTGTAGCAGGTGAGAGAAGATGGAGAGCCGCGAAATTAGCAGGAATGAAGGAGGTTCCTGCTATAGTCAAAAACGTGAGCAATAATGAAGTACTTGAGCTGGCGCTGATTGAAAATCTGCAAAGAGAGGATCTAAACCCTATAGAGGAGGCGCTGGCTTACAAGACATTGATAGAAGAACATGGTATGACACAGGAGGATGTCGCAAAAAAAATAGGAAAGAGCAGGCCTGCTATAGCGAATAGTATACGACTATTAAATCTGGATGACCGTGTAATAGATTATTTGATAACAGGAGAGCTTACGACAGGACACGCGAGAGCCTTATTGTCATTACAGGATGGAGACATGCAGTTTGATGTTGCTAAGAAAATTATCAAAGATGGTTTAAACGTGAGACAGACAGAGAACCTGATAAAAAGAATACTAAATGGAGAAAAAAAAGCAATAAAACCGAAAGAAGCCGATACCAGATACAAATTTATACAGGATGATATGGAGAAGGTTCTGGGGACCAAGATTAATATCAAAAAAGGCAAAAATAAAGGTAAGATAGAAATAGAATTTTATTCTGATGAGGACCTTCAAAGAATTTATGAGTATTTATGCAACAGATGA
- a CDS encoding aminotransferase class V-fold PLP-dependent enzyme: MIYLDNAATTWPKPENVYDEVKNTMIKYGANTGRGSHKLSIAASRIVYNTRELLAKFLNARSPMEIIFTMNCTMALNMAIKGLLKTGDHVLITSMEHNSVIRPLNALKSKGINYDIIWCNHEGLLDPENLKKAIKSNTKLIVTTMASNVCGSLMPINDIAAIARSYGIVYLIDGAQGLGVIDVDTRKMGVDIIAFPGHKGLLGPQGTGGLYISSKLKLDTIIEGGTGSHSDLDSQPEEIPDKFESGTLNTPGIAGLGAGIKYIEERGIDDIRKHEMYLTDCLIRGLREIKGVVVYGPQDLSQRIGVVSINIDDIDSSLVGHILDLKYDIATRSGLHCSILAHKTLGTVNQGTVRFSVGPFNTIDEIENTIKAVYDVAKNFV, encoded by the coding sequence GTGATATACCTGGATAACGCGGCTACAACATGGCCAAAACCAGAGAATGTATATGATGAAGTTAAAAACACCATGATTAAATATGGTGCAAATACGGGGAGAGGGAGCCATAAGCTTTCTATAGCAGCATCCAGGATAGTCTATAATACCAGAGAACTGCTTGCAAAATTTTTAAACGCGAGAAGCCCCATGGAGATTATATTTACAATGAATTGTACTATGGCTTTAAACATGGCCATAAAAGGGTTACTAAAGACCGGAGATCATGTCTTGATCACATCTATGGAACATAATTCGGTTATAAGGCCTCTTAATGCATTAAAATCAAAGGGCATTAATTACGATATAATCTGGTGTAATCATGAAGGTTTATTAGATCCCGAAAATCTCAAAAAGGCGATAAAAAGTAATACTAAACTTATAGTAACAACAATGGCTTCTAATGTTTGTGGATCCTTGATGCCCATAAATGATATAGCAGCTATAGCCAGGTCTTATGGGATAGTTTATCTCATAGATGGTGCGCAGGGATTGGGGGTTATAGATGTAGATACGAGGAAAATGGGAGTTGACATTATTGCCTTTCCTGGCCATAAAGGGCTCTTAGGGCCTCAGGGAACAGGTGGTTTATATATCAGCAGTAAATTAAAGCTGGATACTATTATAGAAGGAGGTACAGGGAGCCATTCAGACTTGGATAGCCAACCGGAAGAAATACCTGATAAATTTGAGAGTGGGACATTAAATACGCCTGGTATTGCAGGATTAGGTGCAGGTATCAAATATATTGAAGAAAGGGGTATTGATGATATAAGGAAACATGAAATGTATCTGACAGATTGCCTTATACGTGGGCTAAGAGAAATAAAAGGTGTTGTCGTATATGGACCACAGGATTTGAGCCAGAGGATTGGTGTCGTCAGTATAAATATTGATGACATAGATTCATCGCTTGTAGGCCACATACTGGATTTAAAATATGACATTGCTACGAGAAGCGGCCTTCATTGCTCGATTCTGGCGCATAAGACGCTGGGCACGGTAAATCAAGGAACCGTGAGGTTCAGTGTGGGTCCATTTAATACGATTGATGAAATTGAGAATACAATAAAAGCCGTATATGACGTTGCTAAAAATTTTGTATAG
- a CDS encoding DUF4446 family protein, whose amino-acid sequence MDVLKLLGSLHLSVVSGIIIVLLFILLFLYISLFIKLGKLKRRIDVFMKGENGVNIEKLLKSYMSEVETALMKVNDFQKQMDEIVRKLEMSIKKVAIVRYNAFDEVGSDLSFSIALLDDHDDGVVITGIYGRNETTTYAKPIKNGMSNYKLSAEELEVIDKARKKFI is encoded by the coding sequence ATGGATGTTTTAAAACTGTTGGGTTCATTGCATTTAAGCGTGGTATCTGGAATCATAATAGTTTTATTATTTATTCTATTATTTCTTTATATATCCCTATTTATAAAGTTGGGAAAATTGAAAAGGCGTATAGATGTTTTCATGAAAGGAGAAAACGGAGTAAATATTGAAAAATTACTTAAAAGCTATATGTCAGAAGTTGAAACGGCCTTAATGAAGGTAAATGATTTTCAAAAGCAAATGGACGAGATAGTTAGAAAGCTGGAAATGAGTATAAAAAAAGTTGCAATTGTCCGTTACAATGCTTTTGATGAAGTAGGCAGTGACTTAAGTTTTTCTATAGCGCTCTTAGACGATCACGATGATGGAGTAGTTATAACGGGTATATACGGCAGGAATGAGACCACGACATACGCAAAGCCTATAAAAAATGGTATGTCTAATTATAAATTATCTGCAGAAGAACTTGAAGTCATAGATAAAGCTAGAAAAAAATTCATATAG
- a CDS encoding YkuS family protein — protein sequence MLIAIDRGMEDLKTLLESQGYQVIYIDEGLMCDAYIYSNAFGQQLKYIKPGKNGTLLISGSMEYDNILNALKTRLITPLFE from the coding sequence TTGTTAATTGCAATAGATCGCGGAATGGAAGATCTAAAAACATTACTTGAAAGCCAGGGATATCAGGTTATCTATATTGACGAAGGGTTGATGTGTGATGCGTATATATACAGTAATGCATTTGGTCAACAACTTAAGTATATAAAACCCGGGAAAAATGGGACGCTGTTGATAAGCGGATCTATGGAATACGATAATATCCTTAATGCTCTTAAGACCAGGCTCATAACACCGTTATTCGAATAG
- a CDS encoding cyanophycinase, with the protein MDEKVKGNLIIIGGAEDKEHECKILNYVVDSIKAKKNSLLIITTATQKPQQVFDIYKKVFKRLGVDEIETLDISGREDANDKKNVEKVYDAGGIFFSGGDQLRITSILGGTRVNEALIDVYRKGTVIAGTSAGASAMSSTMIVDGEADTPKKTTLSMAPGLAFINEVVIDQHFAQRGRIGRLLYAVAQNPYTLGIGIDEDTAIAVDSNGLFQVIGTNSVTVLDAKNIRYSNISELSRGDVLELIGVTLHVLSPGSGFDLAKREPILKGGL; encoded by the coding sequence ATGGACGAAAAAGTGAAAGGGAATTTGATTATAATAGGTGGTGCAGAGGATAAAGAGCATGAGTGTAAGATACTAAATTATGTGGTAGATTCAATAAAAGCAAAAAAAAATTCATTGCTTATAATAACGACAGCGACTCAAAAGCCTCAACAAGTCTTTGATATTTATAAGAAGGTGTTTAAAAGGCTAGGAGTAGATGAAATAGAAACACTGGATATATCTGGTAGGGAAGACGCTAATGATAAAAAAAATGTAGAAAAGGTATACGATGCAGGGGGTATTTTTTTTTCCGGCGGCGATCAGCTCAGGATAACTAGTATATTGGGTGGGACAAGGGTCAATGAGGCATTGATTGATGTGTACAGGAAAGGGACGGTTATTGCTGGTACCAGTGCTGGAGCTTCTGCTATGAGCAGCACCATGATAGTGGATGGTGAAGCGGATACACCTAAAAAAACCACATTAAGCATGGCACCAGGTCTTGCGTTTATAAATGAAGTGGTCATTGACCAGCACTTTGCCCAGAGAGGAAGGATAGGAAGGCTTCTGTATGCTGTGGCGCAAAATCCTTACACACTGGGAATAGGAATCGATGAGGATACAGCTATCGCTGTAGATAGCAATGGTTTGTTTCAGGTAATAGGTACCAATAGTGTTACAGTATTGGATGCCAAAAACATTCGTTATTCCAATATATCTGAATTGAGCCGTGGCGATGTATTGGAGCTAATTGGAGTAACTTTACATGTATTATCGCCAGGATCAGGCTTTGATCTCGCAAAGAGAGAACCGATTTTAAAAGGAGGTTTATAG
- the cphA gene encoding cyanophycin synthetase, whose translation MNILGINIYRGRNIYCHRPVIKLTLDLEGYSDIPTKDIPDFNAKLLDLLPGLKEHYCSAGKPGGFVKRLYDGTYLAHVTEHVILELQHMVGYDVRYGKARCIEGEKYYIVYEYVLEDCGLRSGKLAVDLLNKLLKGECIDLDNKISDLRKVIAEFDLGPSTKAIVEEAKRRGIPVTRIGNSSILRLGYGKYQKLIEGTITENTSCIAVDISCDKQLTKKILREYGIPVPEGYEVYSEDDAVSIARELGYPVVVKPLSGNQGKGVCLNLTSDEDVRLAYRIAKGYSENIIVEKHIQGRHYRVLVVKDKVAAVSERIPAHVIGDGKSSIKQLIDKLNEDPNRGEGHEKPLTKIKIDPIVLMVLNRQGKDLNYVPQSGEKIYLRDNDNLSTGGIAVDCTDKIHPDNVAIAIRAAQAIGLDIAGVDITAPDISKPLTVTGGVVIEVNASPGIRMHYFPQKGQPRDVAKSIIDMLYPYGSKSTIPIVAVTGTNGKTTTTRMIAHILSACGYTVGMTTTDGIYVDNKLILKGDNTGPLSAATVLADKNIDAAVLETARGGIIRAGLGYDLSDVGIITNVTEDHLGLDGIETLEDMAFVKSLVVEAVKEDGYAVLNADDSMTGYIESRVKCKKVYFSMNENNLLIKKHILSGGTAVYLKDDMIMVANRDSIVPVIDIKDIPATLNGSVKFNVQNSLAATAGCWALRIPIKDISKGLSTFYCDQKHNPGRFNIFNIGNYRVLVDYGHNIDGYKAVIEAATKMGADRLVGIIGVPGDRTDDSIRQIGEICGKAFDVIYIKEDQDLRGRKPGVVANILRKGVETTGFGKEIKIVLSESEALEMAMANAMPGDLIMIFYEKYDKVINTIRRVARMTNKKIDADSLASQKI comes from the coding sequence ATGAATATTTTAGGTATAAATATATACAGGGGCAGAAATATTTATTGCCATAGGCCTGTTATCAAATTGACCTTAGATCTTGAAGGCTATAGCGACATACCGACAAAGGATATACCGGATTTTAATGCAAAATTGCTGGATTTACTTCCGGGTTTGAAAGAACACTATTGCAGTGCAGGAAAACCTGGGGGTTTTGTCAAAAGGCTTTATGATGGAACGTATCTTGCTCATGTTACAGAGCATGTAATATTGGAATTACAACACATGGTCGGATATGACGTGAGGTACGGCAAAGCCAGATGTATTGAGGGCGAGAAATATTACATAGTCTATGAATATGTGTTAGAGGATTGTGGCTTAAGGTCGGGAAAGCTGGCAGTGGATTTATTAAACAAGTTATTAAAAGGAGAATGCATCGATTTAGATAATAAGATATCAGATTTAAGGAAAGTGATAGCCGAATTTGACTTAGGTCCGAGTACTAAGGCAATAGTAGAGGAGGCTAAAAGGAGGGGTATTCCTGTAACGAGGATAGGTAACAGCAGCATATTGAGATTGGGGTATGGTAAATACCAGAAATTAATAGAGGGTACTATAACGGAGAATACCAGCTGCATAGCTGTGGACATATCCTGTGACAAACAGCTTACCAAAAAGATATTGAGAGAGTACGGTATCCCTGTTCCTGAAGGCTATGAGGTCTATTCAGAAGATGATGCCGTTTCCATAGCCCGGGAATTAGGTTATCCTGTGGTAGTGAAGCCTTTAAGCGGCAATCAGGGGAAAGGCGTCTGTTTAAATCTAACTTCAGATGAAGATGTGAGGTTGGCATACAGGATCGCAAAGGGATACTCGGAGAATATCATTGTAGAAAAACATATACAGGGACGCCATTATAGAGTATTGGTGGTAAAAGATAAGGTAGCAGCGGTTTCCGAGAGGATTCCAGCTCATGTGATTGGCGATGGAAAAAGCAGTATAAAACAACTTATAGATAAACTAAACGAAGATCCCAACAGAGGGGAAGGACATGAAAAACCCCTGACAAAGATTAAAATAGACCCTATTGTACTTATGGTGTTGAATAGACAGGGGAAGGACCTCAATTATGTTCCTCAATCAGGTGAGAAAATTTATTTAAGAGATAACGATAATTTGAGCACAGGTGGTATAGCTGTAGACTGTACTGATAAAATACATCCTGATAATGTAGCAATAGCTATAAGAGCGGCACAGGCTATAGGACTGGATATTGCAGGAGTAGATATCACGGCGCCAGATATATCAAAACCTTTGACAGTTACAGGAGGCGTTGTTATAGAGGTAAATGCTTCTCCAGGTATAAGAATGCATTATTTTCCCCAAAAGGGCCAGCCCAGGGATGTGGCTAAATCTATAATAGATATGCTTTACCCCTATGGCAGCAAAAGTACAATACCTATTGTAGCTGTTACAGGTACCAATGGTAAAACTACTACTACCAGAATGATAGCGCATATTTTGAGCGCTTGTGGTTATACAGTAGGTATGACGACAACTGATGGCATATATGTGGATAATAAGCTTATATTAAAGGGCGATAATACAGGTCCTTTAAGTGCAGCTACGGTTTTGGCGGATAAAAATATAGATGCTGCTGTTTTAGAAACGGCTAGAGGAGGTATTATAAGGGCCGGTTTAGGATACGATTTGAGCGATGTTGGTATCATCACCAATGTTACGGAAGACCATCTCGGACTTGATGGTATAGAAACTCTGGAAGATATGGCCTTTGTTAAATCTTTGGTGGTAGAGGCCGTAAAAGAAGATGGATATGCGGTTTTAAATGCTGATGATAGTATGACGGGTTATATTGAAAGCAGGGTAAAATGTAAGAAAGTGTACTTTTCCATGAATGAGAACAACCTGTTGATAAAAAAACATATTTTGTCAGGGGGCACTGCTGTATATTTAAAAGATGATATGATAATGGTAGCAAACAGGGATTCGATAGTTCCAGTCATAGATATTAAAGATATACCAGCAACCCTGAATGGCAGTGTGAAGTTTAATGTTCAAAACAGCCTCGCTGCTACAGCTGGATGCTGGGCTTTGAGGATTCCGATCAAGGATATATCAAAAGGGCTTTCGACATTTTATTGTGATCAAAAGCACAACCCAGGTAGATTTAATATATTCAATATAGGCAATTACAGGGTACTGGTAGATTATGGGCATAACATAGATGGTTATAAGGCTGTGATAGAAGCGGCGACTAAAATGGGTGCGGATAGGCTTGTGGGTATCATAGGCGTACCGGGTGATAGAACTGATGATAGCATCAGACAGATTGGGGAGATATGCGGTAAGGCTTTTGATGTAATTTACATAAAAGAAGATCAGGATCTAAGAGGAAGAAAACCGGGAGTTGTAGCTAATATATTAAGAAAAGGCGTTGAAACCACAGGATTTGGGAAAGAGATAAAGATAGTGTTGTCAGAAAGCGAAGCATTGGAAATGGCTATGGCAAACGCAATGCCTGGTGACCTTATTATGATATTCTATGAAAAATACGATAAAGTCATAAACACTATAAGACGGGTAGCTCGAATGACAAACAAGAAAATAGATGCAGATAGCCTGGCATCGCAGAAGATTTGA
- the yyaC gene encoding spore protease YyaC yields the protein MTYYYNAYNYEKLSEFKSVLYEEIKAVRKPYQNIILLCIGTDRATGDCLGPLVGHNLKNRNVESSNVYIYGTLDEPVHAKNLLEAVEMIKRLDNPFIITVDACLGKLENVGYVTFGPGPIRPGAGVNKQLPEIGNFHINGIVNMSGFMEFMLLQNTRLNLVMRMADYITKGLFYAIQNLKRERALL from the coding sequence ATGACTTATTATTACAACGCATACAACTATGAAAAGCTTAGCGAATTTAAGTCCGTATTATATGAGGAAATTAAAGCTGTACGTAAGCCTTATCAAAACATCATTTTACTCTGCATAGGTACAGATAGGGCCACTGGCGACTGTCTGGGGCCTCTCGTGGGGCATAATTTAAAAAATAGAAACGTTGAATCAAGTAATGTATACATATATGGTACCCTTGATGAACCTGTGCACGCTAAAAATCTATTAGAAGCCGTTGAAATGATTAAAAGATTAGATAATCCTTTCATCATCACGGTTGATGCGTGCCTTGGTAAACTGGAAAATGTAGGTTATGTAACCTTCGGACCTGGTCCTATAAGGCCTGGTGCTGGTGTTAACAAACAATTACCAGAGATAGGGAATTTTCATATAAACGGCATTGTTAACATGAGCGGCTTTATGGAATTTATGTTATTACAAAACACGCGGTTAAATCTCGTCATGAGAATGGCCGATTATATAACCAAAGGACTTTTTTATGCCATTCAAAACCTCAAAAGAGAGAGAGCCTTATTATAG